The following proteins are encoded in a genomic region of Cervus elaphus chromosome 15, mCerEla1.1, whole genome shotgun sequence:
- the LOC122708573 gene encoding olfactory receptor 13A1-like produces the protein MDTHNRSAVEEFALQSFSEEPGLRGLFLVLFLLLFLGALAGNTLIVTAISLYPGLHTPMYFFLTNLAVLDIICTSTVLPKLLENLAVKGGTISYQGCLTQLFFLTWFLGAELLLLTVMAYDRYVAICRPLHYSTWMGRPVCALLAGSVWAVSAISTSVHTGLMTRLTFCGPNQIQHFLCEVPTLLRLSCSPTTLNNVMIVVADVYFGVVNFLLTMASYCCIIASILRMRSAVGKQRAFSTCSSHLLVVTLYYSTVIYTYILPGSGSSLENGKVVAVLYTVVSPTLNPLIYSLRNKDVKVALRKVFF, from the coding sequence ATGGACACACACAACCGCTCAGCTGTGGAGGAATTTGCCCTGCAGAGtttctcagaggagcctgggctccgGGGTCTCTTCCTGGTCTTGTTCCTCCTTCTTTTTCTGGGGGCTCTTGCAGGGAACACCCTCATTGTCACGGCCATCAGCCTGTACCCAGGCCTCCATACCCCAATGTACTTCTTTCTCACCAACCTGGCCGTTTTAGACATCATCTGCACGTCTACAGTTCTCCCCAAATTGCTGGAGAACCTGGCGGTCAAGGGTGGCACCATTTCCTATCAGGGATGCCTGACTCAGCTCTTCTTCCTGACCTGGTTTCTGGGGGccgagctgctgctgctgacgGTCATGGCCTAcgaccgctacgtggccatctgccgCCCGCTGCACTACAGCACGTGGATGGGCCGGCCTGTCTGCGCCCTGCTGGCCGGCAGCGTGTGGGCAGTTAGTGCGATCAGCACGTCCGTGCACACAGGCCTGATGACAAGGCTGACATTCTGCGGCCCCAATCAGATCCAGCATTTTCTCTGTGAAGTCCCCACGCTGCTGCGGCTTTCCTGCAGCCCAACCACGCTGAACAACGTCATGATAGTAGTCGCGGACGTCTACTTCGGGGTGGTCAACTTCCTGCTCACCATGGCGTCCTACTGCTGCATCATCGCCAGCATCCTGCGCATGCGCTCGGCGGTGGGCAAGCAGCgcgccttctccacctgctcctcccacctcctggTGGTCACCTTGTACTACTCCACCGTCATCTACACTTACATCCTCCCGGGGTCCGGCTCCTCCTTGGAAAACGGCAAAGTTGTCGCCGTGCTGTACACAGTCGTCagccccaccctgaaccccctcaTCTACTCACTGCGGAACAAGGATGTCAAGGTGGCGCTCAGGAAAGTGTTTTTCTGA